CGCAGTCATTCCGGATTTAAAGGAGCCATGCCCCCGCAAGGTCGATCTAATCAATACGACGTATGCGTTTTGCAATTGCTAGCAATGCGTGCGTTACCACCGTGTCTTAGGGAACGAGGAAGTGGAGTGCAAGTCTCCCACCGCCCCGCGACTGTAACGAGGACGAGCGTCACAAGCCACTGAAGCAACCGCTAGGCTGTTTTGGGAAGGGTGGCGTGAGGATGAATCGAAGTCAGGATATTCGCCCCTTCAGACGTTTCTGCAATCAAACATTTCCACGAGGGATGGAAAGGTCAACACGTGAAATGGATTCATGGCTGGGGCCCGCCAAGTTTGGGCTCAATTTGTTTATTGGGAATGGCATGCTGGGGTACATCGGCGTCTGCTCAAGACCTGGTATCAACTCAGGCAACTACGGTACAACAAGCGGCCCTTCAAGAAGAAGCGGAAAGTACCGACGCCACGGACGACGTGCCAAGCACTTCATCGGTTCCTGATTCTGACGTACCACTTTTGCCTCCAGTCGTCGTTCAAAGCGAACCCAACAGCGGCGATACCCAGCGCGACTACGATGCAACGTTTTCCAACGCAACCGTCGTCACTCCAACTGCTACTGGTACCGAGGAAAGAAAGTTCGGCGGTACCGTGCAGGTGATCGCCCGTGATCAAATTGAAAAGTCCGATGCCTTTACCGTAGGTGAGATTCTCGCTCGACAACCAGGGGTCGATGTGGTGAACTCAGGCGGCCCAGGTGGCGTTCGATCGATCTTCTTGCGCGGAGCGAACTCGCAGCACACCAAGGTTATGATTGACGGATCACCGGTAAATGATCCCAGCAGCCCCAGCCGTGGTTTCGATGCGGCAAACCTGACGCTCGATAATGTCGAGCGAATTGAAATTCTTCAGGGGCCTCAAAGCTTACTCTATGGGTCGGAAGCGATCGGCGGTGTCGTGAATATCATCACGCGTCGTGGACAAGGTCCGATGTCCGGAGCAATCTCTGCCCAAGGGGGTGCTTTCGGAACACATCGCGAAGGGGGCTACGTTCAAGGCAGTCAGGGAGCGTTCGATTATTCGTTCTCGGGATCCTGGTTAGATACCCAGTCATTTTCAGCAGCGTCTAGCGGCGTCGAAAACGATCCCTTTGAGGTCGGAGCACTTTCTGGGGCGTTTGGAGTTCAACTTACCGACAACACCGAATTTGTTTACCGCCTGCGTTATACGGATGCTCGGGCACACATTGACGATGCTTCTTTCTCCATCGGAATTCCTCCTACGGATGATCTTTTGCGGCTCAATTTGACGAAGAATTTCGTTCAACGATTTGAGATCAACAACACGCTGCTTGATGGCAACATCCAACAGCAGTTTGCATACGACTACACCGAATACCAACGAAATGATCGGGATGACGTCTTCCCTGCCAATGCCGAAGGAGCAACTCGACAGTTTACCTACCTGGGAACGGCACTGTTATGGCCAGACCACGAGTTTTCCGTTGGCGTGCAGCACTGGGATGAATCGGCAACCACCGAGTATCTTCCTTCTCCGCCTGAATCGGCGAGTCAGTATCAGTCCGGCATCTTCTTCCAGGACCAGATTTCTTTTTGGAATCGCCTACATTTGACCGCCGGAGTACGCTGGGACGATCATAGTGCGGCAGGTGCACATCAAACGTATCGAACGACCGCGGCCTACGAAATCCATGAGACCAACACACGTCTTCGAGCAAGTCTAGGCACCGGTTACCGAGCCCCTGCGTTGTCGGAAAACCTCTTTCCTTTTGGAACGCCGAACTTGCGTCCCGAGCAGAGCCGAGGCTGGGAATATGGGATCGATCAATCGCTGTTCGACGACGATGTTGTTTTGGGAGCGACCTACTTCCGCAACGACTACCAAGATTTAATACTCTTCGATCCAATGACCTTTACACTCCTGAACATCGGTCAGGCTCGCTCTCATGGCGTGGAATTGACCGCTGATTGGTATATCAGCCCAGCGTGGACGGTGTGGGGATCTTATACGCATACCGATACCTGGGATGCCGATACGGGCCTTCCTTTGGTGCGCCGTCCCAAAGACAAAGGGACGTTTGGTATTACACGATACTTTGGATCTGGTTGCGGTTCGATAACGCTGGCTGCTCGCATGGTCGGTAATCGCTTGGATGCCCGTGATGGATCCGTTGTATTGGCTAACTACAACGTGATCGACGTGTATGGCGACTATTGGATTCGTCCGAACATGCGTTGGTTCTACAAGATCGATAACCTCTTCAACGAGCAATACGAAGAGGTCACTGGCTACGCGACTTCCGATGCGGCCATCTATAGCGGCGTCGAGTGGACGTTCTAATCCGATGTCCACCAAGTCCTGACGCGTAAGGCCCTTTGTGATCCGTCCACGAAGGGCCTTTTTTATGCGATTATCCGGCACCCTATTAGATTTTGCCGCAGGCGTTTAATCCCCTCAGCAGACAGTCCCGTCCCCGACAGCGTCATTAGCTTGAGACCTGGGTGTCGAAGGATCGATTCGATGGCGGCGTCCGTTAATGGAGCCTTCTCGCAGTTCAAGACCTCCAGGCTTTGAAGCACGTCGAAATGCCGTAGCGATTGGTCATCGGGCTTCCATTCACATCCCGAGAAGTCCAACGTATGCACTTGGCCGCTCTTTCGTAGACGAATGAGCGCGCCTTGCGATTTCAGGAAGTCAATTATCTCTACCGGATCGGGCTGTTTCGGCATTGGATGTTCACGCGAGACGTGAGGTATCAGCGAAAGGCTGGCACTGGCCATCGAGTTTCATCGGCAGCATGTTGAACTTCAAACCTGAAATCGATGCTCCGCCATTGTGGAAATGAATTCCACGAAAAGCATAATCGCTCATAGGAACGTGGGTATGTCCAAAGTAGACGTTTTGTACGGAACTACCCATATCCACTTTCTCGTTGGTAAGGTAGTCCCAGATTCTTCCAGCGACAACGCGACGAGGATTGGCCAATTTGCCGACCACAGCGTGAAGGCGAGAGCGAATGGCCATTTCGTAAATCTGGTGGCGATATTCAGGCTGCTTGAATTGATGCTTCCGGTTTCGCTGTGTGGCCAGCGCCAGATTGGTACGTTGCTTTAGGTGCACCGCATCGCCATGCAACATGACCGCCGAACCGATACGAAGGAAGTACGGTTCCCAGTGAAAGTTTTCGTTCGCTTCAGCCACGTCTCCAAGCCGACTCACAAAGTCAGCGTGGCAATCATGGTTGCCCAGCAAATAGTGAAATTGACAATTTCTATTCGACTCGACCAGGTCAGTCAGCCACTGCATCGAAGCGTCGATAGTTGCCTCGACCGATGGTAGTGTCGTCCACGAAAAGTCAACGATGTCTCCGCCCAGTACGAACACGCGAGCCTCGGCGGCGCGGGACAGTATCTCGTCTTCATGTTCGTGGTAGATCGAGCGCCGAGAAAACATGTGAAGATCGGAAAGGAACCAATCCATACTTTCCATCCTCAAAAACACAATGGGCAACAAATGGATAACCGTTGTCCTATTGTAACATGTCGAACACCCAGGAAAGATACACCGCCGGCGTTTTAATGCGTTATGTATCGATCCCCAGAGATCTCGAGGGATGAAAAAAAATAGAGAACTTCGGGCGAACGAAGCATCTCGCGTTTTCCTGACCACATGGCGGTGATTGTCTTGCCTTTTGCCGAGAATTTACATACGACCGCGACATCTTTTGTTAGGCGACTATCCTTGCTGACAAGAATGTAGCGGTGAACAGCTACTGAATCGGTTCGATAGGTGACATCAGAACTGATTTTCATAACGTTTCCGGCAGGTACTCCCTGAAAAATCTCATCACGCTCCACCTTAGCAAAGAACTCGTTCCATTCCGGATGTGACTCCTTACGAAATTCCACTCTCAAGGTGCCGAACTCTTGATCCTTGAGCGTAAGTGTTCGTATCTGGTCCTCATCCTCCGTCTGAATCCTCGGATCGCCTGGCATGCGAACGGTGTAGCCCCAATGAGTGTCGCTATACGGCCTCCAAGTTCCATTCAGGTTCTCTGTATCGACAACCCGTGGATCGGCCAGTTCCAGCGGAATGGCGTTCTTGTCGTATGCATATTGAAAAGCAATGACCGTTCCAACGATAAGCAAGATTGCTGCCACACACCCGCTGCCAATCAGAACGGTCATCTGCCGCCGCTGTTTTCGCTGCCTGGCAGACGTCACATTGGCAGCATATAAAGCGTCTACATCTTCGTGGGTGTCAAAGAATGCATCAGCGGAAGACTCAGCAGACAAAGTATCGGGTGAAGAGGAATTAACGCTGGAGTCGCCTGCCTCACCTTCAAGCGTTTTATTTCCAGCAGACTCAGATACCTTCGGAGCTATGGTAGTGCGGCTTCCACCTGAAGCGACACGAAATGGCTCGCCGCAACGAGGGCAGCGGACCGCCTTGCCAACCAAGTGGTCTTTTACTTTGAAGGCTGAATCACAGTTCGTACACTTAGCAATCGCCGTCACGCCAAACCTGCCGATCTACGGTAAGGCTGTTGTTGAAAGGGAGACTGACAACTTAAGTGGACTTGTGCGGACTAACCCGAACCGGGGTAGGGATTGCCTTTCACGTTGATCGATTGAAAGAACTTGTTCACTTCCGATGTGGATTGGCTGCCCGACCAAAGGAACATGAACATACGTTGCTGTGTGAAGAGGAGCACTACCCGACTTTTCCCCGGTCGGCTCCGCAGGATGTCCGCCGAAAAGTGATACTCAAAAAGCGGGTAGTTGTCGAGCGTCATCGAATCAGTCTTGGTGAGGTACTTGCTTGCACCCATCAGGTTCTGCATACCAAAGACTTCGAGCTGTTCTTTCGATGGCATTTGGCCCGATTGAGGCGGGTTTCCTGGGATCGAAGAGCTGTACATCATGACGAACGACGTGTCGTTGCGAATGATGCGATACCCTTCGACCTTCGTCCCTAACCAGGGTCTCTCGATACTTGGAATCGGATCGAAGTTTGATGGAAACTTAACAGTTACCAGCCCCGCCGGCCCGCGAGCTTCGGTTGGAAACTGACTTGTCACCTGTGTGACGTAATCAAACTTGTTCGCCCCACCGCCACTTGATCCAAGCGTGCTGCTGATCGTGCTGACGGCATAAATCAACATAATCAAAAGACCAACGCCAAAGACAACCCCGACCGCGCTGACCACGAGTGTCGAATTGACGGGCAGCGAAAATCCTCCGGACTCTTTGGTCTGGCCAAAACCTTCTTGCTCGGCCAAGACTTGAGCGACTTGGTCGACGTACTTCGAGCCTTCCACGGCCTCCAGATCGTCGATCGAGCAGCCGCGTCCGAGAAGCTGCTTGGCAGCGGCCATGGCCCTTTCGAGAAGCGCGGGAGCTTGAGTGTAGATATCGTCGTGCTGACCAGGCAGGGCAGGGCGGTAGAAGCCGCCCTCGTTGTCGGCAGTCACAACGTCATCGGTAAAGGTGCCTTCAATGACTTTCTCTTTCGCCGAACGGTGAAAGCCTGCTTTGTCCTGACTCGGCTTCTTGGCTGGTTTGGAAGTCTCTTCGGTGACCCCGGCGATCAGTTCGTCCTCGTCGATGTCCATGCTGCTGGCAGAGGACGAGGCTGGTTTTGCCGGCTTATCTTCTTGAAGACCAAGTTCCGAATCGACGATCGGTGCTTCCTCGCCGGGACGGGAAGCTTCGATGCGAATTTCTTTTTCGTCAGGGGAAATCAGCGGGGTGAATTCCGAGGGGGAGGAAGCTGGGGCCTGCATTGAGGCAACTCCACCTGCTTGCTCCTTCAGGAAATCCTTTGGTGGATTACATGGCGCTCCCCATGGAACTTCTAGCGCTGGAATATGTCGATCACCTGGCAGAATAACGGCCGAGAGAGTTCGGCGACTACGAAGGATGGGGCTTTCCTTACCAGCCGGAATCTGATGAAGCTGCTTCTTGGCAGCAGACTCGTCGGCCGCAACATTGCCTGATTCTGGTTCGCCTGACCATTTGGGTCGACCAGACGATTTTGCTGGGGAAGGCTTTTTCCCTGCAACGCCCTTCTCGCCAAGCACCTTAGAACCCGAGTGGCTCTTGGGTATTACCTTCGATTTCGAGAGATTCGCCGCCGATCCATGCTGTGCTTTTTCTTCGCTGGAAGGAGCCGTGTCAGTTAGTTTGACATCAAACACCTTTTTACATTTGGGGCAACGCACTGACTTGCCATTAAGCTCGGCTTTGGCTTTAAACTTGGTCTGGCAATGAGTGCACTGTGCGTATGAGGTCATCCTGAGCCCAGATTTGCAACAATTAGCGGTCGAGTCGGTAGTCAATCACGTTGTTTGATACCCCCTCATTCTCACTGGGGGGGCAGCAAATTTCAACCGCGCAACTGGTGATCTGTTCCGGTCAATTAACCTTTTTGCGGAATCACAACCCGAACAACCACTTCGCGTTTCGATTTCCCAAGAGAAAAAGGCATTGTCTGGTAGGTCTCGGCATAAGATCGCCGAAAACGAAGCGTGTAGTCATCGCTGGGCGTAAACTCGACGGGAACACTAAAACTTCCGTCCGGACGCGTTAGGTAGGCATTCAGGCACTGTGTGGGCCCGAGAAGATCGACTGGCAAATTGGCCACGGGGTGGTCATTTTCGTCAACCGCGATTCCTCGGATCACGCCATGATCTTCTTCCAAGCGGTCCGCCTCGGACATTTTCAAGATTAGTTGCTTTAAATCGTCGGGCTCGGAAGTGCGAATCACAACCCGATCATTGTCAAAATCGGCTTGTAAACCGCCAGAAAGCGCGACCGAGTCCTCCGCTTTTGAGAATAGCCATCGGACATCGCGGTAATTGGCCCGATACTCGGCCGTGGGCAAGACTTCATCGCCTGCCAGTAAGGGAGACGCCAAAAGCGCCTTAGCTTCGGTAGAAGAAGGATCAAGAAAATAGGTCGTCAAACGGCCTCGATAGCGCCATTGGGTTGTGAGAACGATTGCGATTGCAACCACAACAAACAGCCCCAGAAGACTCTTCAGACTAAAGCGAAAACCCAGCATTCGCTCAAAATCCCCTTCGGAATTCAAAAATGGACGACACATGCCGTCCATTTAATCAATACCGTCGCCGGGGAAAAGAATCAACGTCTAAGCGGAAAGAGTCGTTCTAAGCCGCCGCCGATTCAGCCATGGCTTCTTCGGTTGATTTGCTGGACAAACCGAGGCCCAAGACTTCTCGAGCCAGGTTGGTGTAGTCCTCGGCACCGTTGGAACTGGGGTCATAATCGAAGATTGATTGCCCAAAACTTGGTGCTTCAGCCAAGCGAATATTGCGGCGGATACGTGTTTGAAAGACTTCCGCACTTGCCCATGTCTTGCCTTCAGACGTTCCCCGGTCGAAGAAATCATGGACATCGCCAGCCACTTCGCCGGCCAGGCGAGTTCCAGACTCAAACAGGCAAAGCACTACCCCGGTGAGCCTCAATCCCGGATTAATTCGCTTGGAAACGATATCGACGGTACGAAGCAGCTTGCTCAAACCGTGCAAAGCAAGGAAATGAGGTTGGAGCGGCAAAAAGACTTCGTCAACACATGCCAATGCGTTAAGCGTCAGTACACCCAGGCTCGGCGGGCAGTCGATGATCAGGTAATCGTATTGCTTGCCGTGGACCTCCATCGCGTCACGAAGAATCATCTCGCGACCGACTTCTCCGGCGAGTTCCATTTCAGCAGCGGCCAAGTCGAGATGGGCTGGGATGCACCATAGGTTTTCGCCTGCTTCATGACGAACTTCCTCCAAGGAAGCTTCCCCCATTAGTACCTGATAAATTGATTCGGTCCCCGAAGCGACTCCAATTCCCAAATGAAGTGAGGCGTGTGCCTGGGGATCGAGATCCAAAACACAAACTTTGTGCCCCATACGTGCGATCGCAGAAGCGAGGTTGACGGCGGTGGTCGTTTTTCCAACGCCCCCTTTTTGATTCAAAATAGCAATCGACCGCATGACAACCTCCTTGTTGTAAAGCGAAACTATCCGGCAATTCTGGCGCGTGCAGCGGTGCCAGCATCGTGAAGGATTGTAATCAGGACCGCCAAATGATTTCCAGACCGGTTTTCCCTGAAATCCCGCGCAAGTTTATATGGTCGTTGCCTTTTCCGTTGCGGGCCGGTGGTCTATGATCGAGAGCTTGATAGCATCCTCCTGCCAAGCCCTTATAAGAAGATAGAGGAAACGCCCCGTGCGTGTCATTATCGAACCTTCGGCCGAACTCGGAAGTCAGCGTGCCGCCGCGATTGTCGCTCAACTTGTTCGCAAGAAACCCCGTGCTATCCTGGGGTTAGCAACTGGTGGCACCCCGCTGAAGCTCTATCAAGAGCTGATCCGTATGCACCAAGGCGAAGGGCTCGATTTTTCGCGGGTTACCTCCTTTAACTTGGACGAATACGTCGGCCTGCCGCCAACGCATCCGCAAAGTTATCGCCACTTCATGACGGAAAACCTCTTCCGTCATATCAACATCGATATCCGCAACACCCATGTCCCAGATGGCCGGGCACTCGATTATGAGACCTACGGATCTCAATACGAGGCCATGATCGACGAGGCCGGTGGCATCGACCTGCAGATCCTTGGCATTGGCCGCGACGGACATATCGCGTTTAACGAGCCGGGTTCGTCGCTGGGAAGCCGAACCCGCTTGAAGACGCTTGCTCCGGAAACAATTCGTGATAACGCCCGCTTCTTTGGTACCGAAGAAGACGTTCCTCGCTTGGCCATCACGATGGGAGTGGGTACCATCCTGGAGTCGAAGAAGTGTATACTTCTCGCTTTCGGCAAGGAAAAGGCCGAAGCGATCGCCGCGACGGTCGAAGGACCAGTTACGGCACAAGTCACCGGAAGCGCATTGCAGTTCCATCGGGATGTGGTCGTGATTCTCGACGAAAAATCGGCCTCGCAATTGCAGCGGCGTTCCTACTACGATGAAGTAGAGGAGGCGCATCGGCGGCTTCAATCCGGAGAAGTCAAGTAACCACAGAATGTCATGCGCCAGATCGGTAAGCTCTCTTCCGAAAACCATGCTGCACGTTTCGTCGACTATTTGTTGACGCAAGGCATCCACTCCAAAGCCGACGCAAACTCGCAGGGGGAGTGGTCTATCTGGATTCACGAAGAAAACCAAGTCGATCAGGCGCGCACGGAACTAGAGGCATTCCGCTCCAATCCCGACGACACTCGCTACCGCTCTGCCGGCGACGAAGCCGCTGGCATCCGGAAAATGGAGCAGCTTCGGGAAAAAGAGCGGCGCAAGAACATTCGTGAGGTAAAACATCGCTCGGTCGGGACAGGTGCAGGACTCTCAGGGGCACCAGTCACCAAAGGCATCATGATCATTTGCATCGGGATTGCTGTGATCGGCATGTTTGCCTCCAATTACTCGATGAAAGACCCCGGATTGGGTGACCAGCTTTACGGTGCCCTCAGCTTCCTATCCCCTCGTGACTTGCAAGCGTACGAGATTTCGCCGGAACCTAACTCACTTCGTACGATCGAACGAGGACAAGTCTGGCGGCTGATTACGCCGGCTTTTCTTCATGCACGCGGCGGAAGCATGGCCATCATGCATGTTGGCTTCAACATGTATATGCTTTTCATGCTGGGCCCTATTTTGGAACGCCGTATAGGCAGTTTCCAATTTTTGCTGCTGAACCTCGGATTGGCACTCGCCGGGAATCTGGCCCAAGGGGTAATACCTATGCTCATCGAGCTTCACGGTGGCAACCTGGTGCAATTCGAGCGATTTTACGGCGGGGTAAACTTCCTGGGCTACTCGGGTGTCGTCTATGGGTTGTTTGGATACCTGTGGATGCGCTCCAACAACGATCCAACCTTTGGCATCATGATCAACCAGTCGTCGATCATCATACTTATGATCTGGTTTTTCCTGTGCTGGTTTAATGTGATCGGCAGTGTCGCCAATCTGGCGCATACCGGCGGCTTGGTTGCTGGCATGCTTGTGGGTTACATCCAAGCGATGTCGAGGCGTTGAATCGCCGATACCACTATTGAGGTTTCTTCGAGGTCACGTCTGCGAAAAATGCGGCGAGACCGCTACGGGTTGGCTCTGGCTTGGCGACCAGTAGCTTCGCGTCGTCCGGCAGTGCCAGCAATCCTTTCTCAAGATCGAACCGCACGACCGTCGACTCACTCTTTTCCGGCCAGGAAAAGACGACTTCATGCGTCCACTCGGGCTGTGCATCATCTTTGGATATCGTCTGAGTAAAACTAGCGTCCTCGATTAGGGCCTGGCGGAAATGAACTAGCCCACGGGCCTTGGAAATAACGAAGGTCTCCCCGCCGGTCTTCAGCTGGACAACGGGAGCGTAGCGAATATTCTCACCATTGGCAGCTCCCCAATAGGCAATTGACGCATACCCCTTCGACCAATGATGCCAGACCGTAATGGCGGCCAGAGTCGCCGCGATTAGGATCATCGCAGCGACGACCAGCTTGCCGGAGCTAACGCCCGACCGGGAAACCATACTCATACGGAAAGATGCCAAAGAGAGCTCCTATCGGGAATGTTCGTCCAAGCCGACCTGATTTATACTCAATTATCAATCAATCGTCGTGATGGCGAACCTAAGCAGCGTGCCGAGACTCTCAAAGGATAGTCTGTTGCCGGACAAATTCGACCCCTACCGCGAATCGCTGATTGTCGAGGAGAAGACCATCTGGCCGGAAGCGTTGAGTGAGGTTCCCCTGGAAAAACGCGGGACGATCGCTAGGCAGCTTCATGCCGATGCCGCGTCGTGTAATCACCTGGAGTACGTTCGCCTGCACACAGGCTTCTGTCGTCAAATTACCGTAACGCAGCAAGACGTGACTCGACTGGAAGCGAAAACCTAATCAAGGCCAGGAAATTCCCGAAGATTCCCATGACCCCGACAAACCCCACCGCATTCGCCTCGCAGACTGTTCACGTCCCTCTGTCCGAACGCTCGTACGACATTTCCATCGGCACTGGTAACCTGGCAGAGGTTGGTCGCTGGATCACATCCCTACGTAGTGTCACGCACGCTGTCTTGATCAGTGATGCCAATGTCGCTCAGCACTATCTCAATCCCGTTAGTGAAAGCCTGGAAGCAGAAGGGATTCGCGTCACCACGCTGGTCGTCCCAGCCGGAGAACCCAGCAAGTCGGTGGGAACTTCCCAGGAACTTTGGGAAAAGGCCCTTGCCGATCGCGTTGATCGTAAATCGATTGTGGTGGCCTTGGGGGGCGGCGTCATCGGCGACCTCGCCGGATTCATTGCCGCCACCATGACGCGGGGACTCGATTTCTTTCAGATACCAACCACGCTTCTTGCCCAGGTCGACAGTAGCGTCGGCGGCAAAGTTGGTATTAACTTGCCGGCGGCGAAGAATATCGTGGGATGCTTCTGGCAACCGAAGGGCGTGCTGATCGACACGGCAGTTTTGGAAACGCTGCCGCGAAGAGAGTATCTATCCGGCCTGGCTGAAGTCGTGAAGTACGGTGTGATTCTCGATCCCGAATTCTTTGAATACCTGGAAGCCAACGTTCAACCGATGCTCGATCGCGATGCGGTCGTATTGCAAAAGATTGTCGCGAGAAGCTGTGAATTGAAGGCCCAAGTCGTCGCAGAGGACGAACGCGAGACAACCGGCCTGCGTGCGATCCTCAACTACGGTCATACCTACTGCCATGCCCTGGAAACGGTATCAGGCTATGGCCAGTACCTGCACGGCGAGGCGGTTTCCGTCGGGATGCTTTGTGCTTCTCGCCTGGGAGAAAAACTGGGCGTGTTTGATCAGGAAGCGACCAAGCGGCAGTACAAATTGCTAACCGCTCTCGGCTTACCAGTCGATGTTCCGAAACTGGATAAAGAGGCCATTCTGTCCGCCATGCAGCGGGATAAGAAAGTCGAGCACGGCAAGCTGCGATTCATCGTCCCGCACAGCATTGGCAAAGTCGTGCTCACGTCCGATATACCCGCAGGCGTGGCCATGGAAGCCTGGACCGACGGGTACGTGAGCTAGTTGGCCGATAATTTCCTCGACACTTTGGCAGCACCCCCTATAATGGCGGACTCGCGTTCCATCCTCCAGGTGCTATTCGCATGAGTTTTGTCGACGACCAAACACTACAAGATCCTGAGTTTATCGCCGCGCTGCGTCTGGCATTGAGTTCGGGCATCGGCCCTGCAAAAGTTCAAGCTCTTCAAGCCTGTTTTGGATCGCTCTCAGCAGCCCTCTCGGCAACGTCAGGCCAACTCCAGGCAGTGCAGGGCATTGGTCCTAAGGTAGCCAAGACGATTGTCGCGGCCAGTCAGCTTGATGTTCAGCGTGAGCTGGATCATTGTCGCGATTTCGGTATTCAGATTCTGACACGCTCCTGCGATGGGTTTCCGGAACTCCTGAGAGAGATCGCTGATCCGCCAACATTGCTGTTTGTCAAAGGTGAGATTCTTCCGTGTGACGAACTGGCTGTAGCGATCGTGGGAACCCGGCACGCCACGCATTACGGTAAGAAGCAGGCCGAGCGTTTCGGATATGAACTGGCCAAGGCCGGATTCACCATCGCCAGCGGCCTGGCCCGTGGGATCGATGCGGCGGCACATCGCGGTGCGCTTAAAGCCAAAGGACGAACGATTGCTTTTCTAGGTGGTGGTGTCTCGAAGATCT
This genomic stretch from Blastopirellula marina harbors:
- a CDS encoding TonB-dependent receptor plug domain-containing protein, encoding MACWGTSASAQDLVSTQATTVQQAALQEEAESTDATDDVPSTSSVPDSDVPLLPPVVVQSEPNSGDTQRDYDATFSNATVVTPTATGTEERKFGGTVQVIARDQIEKSDAFTVGEILARQPGVDVVNSGGPGGVRSIFLRGANSQHTKVMIDGSPVNDPSSPSRGFDAANLTLDNVERIEILQGPQSLLYGSEAIGGVVNIITRRGQGPMSGAISAQGGAFGTHREGGYVQGSQGAFDYSFSGSWLDTQSFSAASSGVENDPFEVGALSGAFGVQLTDNTEFVYRLRYTDARAHIDDASFSIGIPPTDDLLRLNLTKNFVQRFEINNTLLDGNIQQQFAYDYTEYQRNDRDDVFPANAEGATRQFTYLGTALLWPDHEFSVGVQHWDESATTEYLPSPPESASQYQSGIFFQDQISFWNRLHLTAGVRWDDHSAAGAHQTYRTTAAYEIHETNTRLRASLGTGYRAPALSENLFPFGTPNLRPEQSRGWEYGIDQSLFDDDVVLGATYFRNDYQDLILFDPMTFTLLNIGQARSHGVELTADWYISPAWTVWGSYTHTDTWDADTGLPLVRRPKDKGTFGITRYFGSGCGSITLAARMVGNRLDARDGSVVLANYNVIDVYGDYWIRPNMRWFYKIDNLFNEQYEEVTGYATSDAAIYSGVEWTF
- a CDS encoding metallophosphoesterase; the encoded protein is MDWFLSDLHMFSRRSIYHEHEDEILSRAAEARVFVLGGDIVDFSWTTLPSVEATIDASMQWLTDLVESNRNCQFHYLLGNHDCHADFVSRLGDVAEANENFHWEPYFLRIGSAVMLHGDAVHLKQRTNLALATQRNRKHQFKQPEYRHQIYEMAIRSRLHAVVGKLANPRRVVAGRIWDYLTNEKVDMGSSVQNVYFGHTHVPMSDYAFRGIHFHNGGASISGLKFNMLPMKLDGQCQPFADTSRLA
- a CDS encoding MJ0042-type zinc finger domain-containing protein; translated protein: MTAIAKCTNCDSAFKVKDHLVGKAVRCPRCGEPFRVASGGSRTTIAPKVSESAGNKTLEGEAGDSSVNSSSPDTLSAESSADAFFDTHEDVDALYAANVTSARQRKQRRQMTVLIGSGCVAAILLIVGTVIAFQYAYDKNAIPLELADPRVVDTENLNGTWRPYSDTHWGYTVRMPGDPRIQTEDEDQIRTLTLKDQEFGTLRVEFRKESHPEWNEFFAKVERDEIFQGVPAGNVMKISSDVTYRTDSVAVHRYILVSKDSRLTKDVAVVCKFSAKGKTITAMWSGKREMLRSPEVLYFFSSLEISGDRYITH
- a CDS encoding ParA family protein; the protein is MRSIAILNQKGGVGKTTTAVNLASAIARMGHKVCVLDLDPQAHASLHLGIGVASGTESIYQVLMGEASLEEVRHEAGENLWCIPAHLDLAAAEMELAGEVGREMILRDAMEVHGKQYDYLIIDCPPSLGVLTLNALACVDEVFLPLQPHFLALHGLSKLLRTVDIVSKRINPGLRLTGVVLCLFESGTRLAGEVAGDVHDFFDRGTSEGKTWASAEVFQTRIRRNIRLAEAPSFGQSIFDYDPSSNGAEDYTNLAREVLGLGLSSKSTEEAMAESAAA
- the nagB gene encoding glucosamine-6-phosphate deaminase: MRVIIEPSAELGSQRAAAIVAQLVRKKPRAILGLATGGTPLKLYQELIRMHQGEGLDFSRVTSFNLDEYVGLPPTHPQSYRHFMTENLFRHINIDIRNTHVPDGRALDYETYGSQYEAMIDEAGGIDLQILGIGRDGHIAFNEPGSSLGSRTRLKTLAPETIRDNARFFGTEEDVPRLAITMGVGTILESKKCILLAFGKEKAEAIAATVEGPVTAQVTGSALQFHRDVVVILDEKSASQLQRRSYYDEVEEAHRRLQSGEVK
- a CDS encoding rhomboid family intramembrane serine protease, giving the protein MRQIGKLSSENHAARFVDYLLTQGIHSKADANSQGEWSIWIHEENQVDQARTELEAFRSNPDDTRYRSAGDEAAGIRKMEQLREKERRKNIREVKHRSVGTGAGLSGAPVTKGIMIICIGIAVIGMFASNYSMKDPGLGDQLYGALSFLSPRDLQAYEISPEPNSLRTIERGQVWRLITPAFLHARGGSMAIMHVGFNMYMLFMLGPILERRIGSFQFLLLNLGLALAGNLAQGVIPMLIELHGGNLVQFERFYGGVNFLGYSGVVYGLFGYLWMRSNNDPTFGIMINQSSIIILMIWFFLCWFNVIGSVANLAHTGGLVAGMLVGYIQAMSRR
- the aroB gene encoding 3-dehydroquinate synthase; translated protein: MTPTNPTAFASQTVHVPLSERSYDISIGTGNLAEVGRWITSLRSVTHAVLISDANVAQHYLNPVSESLEAEGIRVTTLVVPAGEPSKSVGTSQELWEKALADRVDRKSIVVALGGGVIGDLAGFIAATMTRGLDFFQIPTTLLAQVDSSVGGKVGINLPAAKNIVGCFWQPKGVLIDTAVLETLPRREYLSGLAEVVKYGVILDPEFFEYLEANVQPMLDRDAVVLQKIVARSCELKAQVVAEDERETTGLRAILNYGHTYCHALETVSGYGQYLHGEAVSVGMLCASRLGEKLGVFDQEATKRQYKLLTALGLPVDVPKLDKEAILSAMQRDKKVEHGKLRFIVPHSIGKVVLTSDIPAGVAMEAWTDGYVS
- the dprA gene encoding DNA-processing protein DprA, producing the protein MSFVDDQTLQDPEFIAALRLALSSGIGPAKVQALQACFGSLSAALSATSGQLQAVQGIGPKVAKTIVAASQLDVQRELDHCRDFGIQILTRSCDGFPELLREIADPPTLLFVKGEILPCDELAVAIVGTRHATHYGKKQAERFGYELAKAGFTIASGLARGIDAAAHRGALKAKGRTIAFLGGGVSKIYPPEHEDLAAEVTESGAIVSESAPLVSPIAGAFPQRNRLITGMSLGVVIVEAAARSGALISARMAMEQNREVFALPGQIDNPVARGVNSLIRDGATLVQSVDDVIEQLGPLRKPLQVSEEKTVLQPAELKLNDQEQQVLQHIDLAPMSLDALVARSKLPVHRILSTLSILEMKRLIVRTNGTTVQRTA